In the Flavobacteriales bacterium genome, TGGACGCCATCAACGCCAAGCACAAGGACGCCGACCCGCTGAAGAAGCAGCAGGCCGTGATGGACCTGTACCGCAAGGCCGGCGTGAATCCCGCGAGCGGCTGCGTGCCCATGCTGATCCAGCTGCCCATCCTGTACGCCATGTTCCGCTTCTTCCCCAGCAGCATCGAGCTGCGGCAGGAGGCCTTCCTGTGGGCGGACGACCTGAGCAGCTACGACAGCATCCTCAACCTGCCCTTCACCATCCCGTTCTACGGCGACCACGTGAGCCTCTTCACCCTGCTGATGGCCGCCAGCACCATCGTGTACTCGCTGATCAACCAGCAGCAGATGCCGCAGCAGCAGGGCATGCCCAGCATGAAGCTCATGATCTGGATGTTCCCCATCATGATGCTCTTCTTCATGAACAGCTTCAGCGCGGGGCTGAGCTACTACTACCTGCTGGCCAACCTCATCAGCATCCTGCAGATGACGGTGATGAAGAACTGGTTCGTGGACGAGGCCAAGATCCGCGCGCAGCTGGTGCAGAACATGAAGACGCCGCGCAAGAAGAGCAAGTGGCAGCAGCGGCTGGACGAGCTGCAGAAGCAACAGCAGCAGGCCCGCCGCCGCTGATCCCGTGCCCATGCGCCGTGCCCTGCTGATCGCCGTACCCCTGCTCGGGCTGCTGGCCGCCTGCAACGGGCAACGCCCCGCCACCGGCCACGGGGTCGCCACCCCGCGCGACGCCCGCTTCGGCAGCGCCACGGACAGCCTCTTCTTCAGCCTGGAGCGCACGCCCTGCCTGGGCACCTGCCCGGCCTACCGCATCCGGGTGTACGCCACGGGCCGCGCCACATACGAGGGCATCAGCCACGTGGAGCGCAAGGGCCCGCACCAGGTCACGCTGGACCGGCAGGTGCTGGAGACCCTGCTACGCGAGGCCGAGGCCATCGGCTTCTTCGACCTGCAGGACAGCTACGACCGGCCGGTGACCGACATCCCCAGCACGCGCCTGCGGATGGTGAGCGGCACGCGCGACAAGGCCATCCTGGCCCGCACCGGGGTGCCCCCCGCGTTGAAGGCCTTCGCACTGAAGGCCGACAGCCTGCTGCTGCCCGCCGACTGGCGCCCCGTGCCCGCCGCGCAGTGATGCCGTCACGTCCCGCGCCGTTGGTCACTTCAACCGTCCGTCCCCGCCCGGCGATCCTGCTACATTTGGGCCCCTTTCAGCGCTTTAGAACCCCTTCCCCGATGATGAAGAAACTCCTGTCCCTGCTGGCGGCCGCCTTGTTCACCGCCGGTCTGAGCACCGCCCACGAGGGCATGTGGCTGCTCAACAAGCTTAAACAGATCAACGAGGCCGAAATGCAGAAGCTCGGCTTCAAGCTGTCGGCCGACGACATCTACGCCATCAACCGCAGCGGCCTGAAGGACGCCGTGGTGCGGCTGGGTGGCGGCTTCTGCAGCGGCGAGATGGTGAGCGCCGAGGGCCTTTTCCTCACCAACCACCACTGCGGCTACGACGCGGTGCAGGGCCTCAGCAGCGTGGAGCACGACTACCTCACGGACGGCTTCTGGGCCATGACCCGCAAGGACGAGCTGCCCGCCGGCTTCAACGTGAGCTTCCTGCAGCGCATCGATGATGTGTCCGCCACGATGCTCGCCGAGCTGAACGACGGCATGAGCGAGGGCGACCGCCAGGCCAAGATCGCCGAGGTGGGCCAGCGCCTGGAGAAGGAGGCCGCCGACGCCTCCAAGGGCATCAGCGCCAGCCTGAAGACCATGTTCGAGGGCAACGAGTTCTACCTCTTCGTGTACAAGACCTACCGCGACGTGCGCCTGGTGGGCGTGCCCCCCAGCGCCATCGGCAAGTTCGGCGGCGACACCGACAACTGGATGTGGCCGCGCCACACCGGCGACTTCTGCATGTTCCGCGTGTACACCGGCCCCGATGGCGAACCGGCCGACCCCGGCGAGGCCAACATCCCCTTCAAGCCCGCGCACCACTTCCCGGTGAGCCTCAACGGCGTGAAGGAGGGCGACTTCGCCATGGTGATGGGCTATCCGGGCAGCACCGACCGCTTCCTGAGCAGCCACGGCGTGAAGCTGGCCCTCGACGTGGAGCAGCCCAGCCGGGTGAAGGTGCGCCGCGTGAAGCTGGACATCTACGAGAAGCACCAGGCCGCCGACAACGCCGTGCGCATCAAGTACGCCAGCAAGCACGCCCAGGTGAGCAACTACTGGAAGTACTTCATCGGCCAGCAGCGCGGCCTGAAGCGCCTGAAGGTGTATGACAAGAAGAAGGCCCAGGAGGATGAACTGATGGCCTGGGTGAACGCCTCGCCGGACCGCAAGGCCAAATACGGAGAGATCGTGAGCCTGCTGGACAAGGGCTACAGCGAGCGCGCCAAGGTGGAGAAGGCCAGCACCTACATGCAGGAGGCGGCCTTCGGCAGCGAGGTGGTGATCTTCGGCTTCCGCAGCTTCGGCCTGCTGAACCAGCTGCGCACCGATGCGAAGGACGCCGAGAAGGTGGCCGCCGCCGTGGCCCGCGTGCAGGCCTCGGCCGAGGACTTCTGGAAGGACTACGACCCCGCCACGGACCAGGAGGTCACCGCGGCGATGTTCAAGCTGATCCACGACGATGTGGACCCCGCGCTGCATCCCAGCGTGATGAAGACCATCCAAACGAAGTACAAGGGCGACTTCGACGCGTGGGCCAAGGCGCTGTTCAGCACCAGCATCCTCACCGACCGCAAGCGCCTCGATGCCTTCCTGGCGAAGCCCACGCTGAAGGTGATGGAGAAGGACCTGGGCATCCAGGCCATGGAGAGCTGCCTCACGCACTTCCGCGGCGTGATCGGCCCCATGAGCGATGCGCCGCAGACCGACATCGACAAGGGCTACCGCCTGATGGTGGCCGCCCTGCGCGAGAAGGACCCCGCCCGCAGCTGGTACCCCAACGCCAACAGCACCATGCGCCTCACCTACGGCACGGTGGGCAGCTACGTGCCGATGGACGGTGCCTTCTACAGCCATGTCACCACCGCCAAGGGCATCCTGGAAAAGGAGGACCCCACGAACGATGAGTTCATCGTGCCGGCGCGCCAGAAGGAGCTGCTCCTGAAGAAGGACTACGGCCGCTACGCCGACGCGAACGGCGAGCTGATCACCTGCTTCATCAGCAACAACGACATCACGGGCGGCAACAGCGGCAGCCCGGTGCTGAACGCCTATGGCGAGCTCATCGGCATCGCCTTCGACGGCAACTGGGAGGCCATGAGCGGCGACATCGCCTTCGAGCCCGAGCTGCAGCGCACCATCAGCGTGGACATCCGCTACGTGCTGTGGACCATCGACAAGTTCGCCGGGGCCGGCCACCTGGTGAACGAGATGACGCTGGTGCAGGGCCCCAAGGAGGAGCCCAAGGCGGAGGTGGCGCCCGCGCCCGCTCCGGTGAAGAACTGAGGACGGCAAAGAACATGGTGCGAGGGTGTGGGGATCTCCCGCACCCTCGCGCTCGTTCTGAGGTCAACCGCATCTCCCCTCCCAACACGTCTTCGCGAAGCGGGCTCTGCCGCTGAAGCGATCTCCCCTCCCAACACGTCTTCGCGAGGCGGGCTTTGGCGCCGAAGCGATCTCCCCTCCCCCAGCACGTCATCGCGAGGCGGGCTTTGGCGCCGAAGCGATCTCCCCTGAAAAGACCGGATCACGGGCCAGGGAGATCGCCACGCATCCCTCCGGGCTGCTCGCGACGACGGCAAGGGAAGGCGATCGCTGCTCATGAGGGGGCTTGGTGGCATGTGACCATACGACCTTGGGCTCTAACGCCAAGGGCCGCCCCACGTAACGCGAAGCGGCCCTCGGCACAGATCCAGCACCACGTTACCGCCCCACCTTCATCGCCTTCTTCACCACGAAGCTGTCGTTGAGGTACAGCGTCACATGGTAGGTGCCGGGCGCCAGATCGGTGGTGCTCCAGTCGTGGGTGTAGGCGCCCGCCTCCCGCACGGCCTCCTCCAGCACCTCCAGCCTCTTGCCGCCGGCGTCGCTCAGTTCCAGGCGCGTGCGGCCGGGGGTGGCCACCGTATAGCGCAACTGCGTATGGTCCGCCACGGGGTTGGGGACGATGAACAGGTCGGTGCGCAGGGCCTCGCCTGCCCCTGCGTTCGCATCGCCGAAGCCTTGGCGAAGGCGTGCCCCTGGGCTCATGGAGCGCTGGTCGGTGCCGCCGTCGACCGCACAGCACGCCGCCAGGTCCTGCTGCATGGCCGTTATTTGTGCCTGTTGCTCGTGGATGGCCCCGATCAGCAGAGGAATAAGCTTGACATAGTCCACGCCCATCACCGGAAAGGCCGCGCTGACCTGGTTGCCCAAGGTGTCGTACTGCGCGGGATACACGGCGGTCGCCACCGCCTCTGGGATCACCTGCTGAACCTCCTGCGCGAGCAGTCCGATCTGTGGGTCGGGGCTCAGCTCCATCATCGGATAGTCCGCCGTGAGGAACTGATAGGACTTCGGAGCCAACTGAAGGACCCGTGACAAGCCGTCGGTGAGATCAGTGATGTTCGTCTTAAAGTTCTGGTCCGAGATCACGATCGTGCCATTGACCAAGTGAATGTTCCCTTGCACCCAGACATCATCTTCGAACCAGCCCGCCCAATTGGTCGTGCCCCCTGCGGCGGACGCGCGTATCCCGTAGTTCGTCGTGGCTTGCGTGGCCCGCGCCCTAACGCCATAGTTCTCCGCGGGGCCCGGTGACTCGGCGAAGAACCAACCTCCGTAGTTCTGGCGAGCGAAGGAGGCCTGTCCCATGACCCCCACATTGTTCAGCAGGCCTGGATCATTGAGCCCGGAGGCAAAGCCCCGGACGCCGAGGTTGTTGGTGGCGAGCGAGCCGGCCGTGAACGCGGCTTAGCCTTCCACGCCGGTGTTGAACAGGGTGATCCCACCCCGGATGTCCGCCTGACCGTACACGCCCCGGTTGCCCTGCGAACCGCCGGCCTGTGCCACGGACAATTGGGCCACGCTCTTCACACCATAGTTCTGGTTCTCGGCATCCTCGCTCAAGAAGTTGCCCCCGATGCGCGTGGTGCTCACCGATCCGGTGCCCGTGGTCACCTGCACGTCCAGCCCTTGGGAGGTGACGGCGCCACCCTGCACGCAGCTGCGGATGCCGAAGATCGCGTTGTTCGCGTCGGGCGTATCATCCACCACATGCAGTTTGGCCGTCGGCGTCGGCGTCCCGATCCCCACGTTCTCCGCATCATCCGGGCAGTCGGGGTCCGCAACCCCCGCAGCGGTCCACACATGGTTGGGAGCGGGGTTGCTGCCCATGCGCCACTCACAATCCGCAGCCGAGGTCACCGAACTGAGATCCCGCCAATGCAAGCGACCATCCGCATCGGTCACCACCAAACGGGTGAGGCTGTTGTTCTGGTAGTTGGACACCAACGCACGAATGCGGATGGTGCGATCCAGGACCTCCAGCCGCTCGCTGGGCTGCGTGGCGCTGTTCACGTAGTCGCCCACGCCCACGAAGCCCTGCACCGGGTCGTTGGCGTTGGCGCGATAGGGCCGCAGGCGCAGGAGCTCTAGGCCGTTCACCGTGCCTGCCGAGCCGCCGGCACCCAGGGCACCCACAAAGCGGAAGGTGGCATGGTCCCAGGCATGGGCATCGCCGGCAGGAAGCGCATTGTCGCCCCACACGAAGCCGAACGCGCTGTTGTCATCCTGCTCGGCACCGGTGCCCGCCGCGCCCTGGTCGTATAACTGCCCCACATAGGCCAGGTCGCTGTTGCCCGTAAGCGTGACGCCGTTGCGGAACTGCGGCCGGTAGCCGAAGGTGGCCGGTGCCGCACCCTGTGTGGGATGCACCAGATGCACGCGGGACCACGGGGCATTGGGCCCCAGACCCGATTGGGCCAAGTCCTCACCAATGGCCACGAAGGCCTGTCGGTTCAGGGTGTAGCTGTTCAGGAGTGCGCCGGCCGCGCCGTTGAAGTGGACCACCACTCCATCGTTCTCGGAATTGCGGAGCCACAGGTTGCCATCGGGCTGGCGGGCCTGCACCACGAACGCCGTGCTGGGATTGGTGTGCCAGAGCCGCCCGATCTCCAGCGCGCCCCGTACCATGCTCCAGTTCTGGTTGTTCCCATTGCCCACATCGGTGCGGAAAGTGGCGAGGGATGTACCGACGAACGCATCGTTCACCGGCAGTTGATCGCCGCGGACGCGGAGGGTGGCGCTGAGGCCAGCAGCGGTGCCTACGGTGAGGTTCACGGGCAGGACACCGAGACCACCCGGAACAAGAGCATCCGGCGCCAGAAACGATTGCCCAAATCCATTGGTGGTCAGGTGATCCGCATCCTGCGCCACGACCACCATGGCAGTAAAGAAAGCCGCAAGACTCGTCAACGAGCGAATTCGCGTTCTCATGATCCAAGCGTTTAGGGTGAAACATGAATGACAGCAAGGGGAGGCAAGCTCCCTTGCGTTGTGATCAATTGAAGGACATAAACGCCGCCGGGCAGGTGCTGGGTGTTGATCGTGAACTCCCCAGCATCGGGTGCCGGCAGCCCGTGCACCACTTCCCGGCCTGCCATATCGCGCAGGGAATAGTGCAGGGGTCGTTGCGCACCTTCTCGAATGCGCACCCGGAGCACATCCGCGCACGGCACAGGGTAGGCCATCAGCGCCTCCCTACCCACCTCCCCAACGCCCGCTTCTTGGGTGCAATAGGACAAGGTGAAGGATGCACGCACATCGTCGATGAAGGCATAGGACGCCTCAAACGTCCCAAAACCGGTCGAATCCAAGATGGTCACTCCGCTGAGCGAATCGGCGAAGAAGTTACCCACCACTAGGTAGGTGTAAGCTGAATCAGGTGTGTATGTGCCCGACACCGCATACCATTGCGAGGTATCGGTGGGCACTTCATCCAAGAACAGTGCGGCGCTGTTGGGGTAGAGGTAGCTCTGCCAGTCGGTGGGCAGTTGGGTGAAGAACTTCAGTCCCACTCCTTTGCTCGTTCTGAAGCTCGAATTTCCGCTCCAACTCCCAAAGCCCCCCACCGCCATCTTGAATGATAGGCAGACCGGAACACCTGGCTGCAGCGGTTCGGTCAATTCGATGCCCACCATCTCCCGGTACCAATCCAATCCTGGGAAGGCCGTCGCCATGCCCACATAAGCGTCTCCATCCGCCGGATACTGGTACCCGAACTGGCTGTAGGGCACGTCCACAACGCCACCAGAATTACATGCATTGAAGTAATCGGCTGATTGGGTATGCAGGTTCATCCAACCCGTGGCGTACATGGCATACCCAACCCCTGGCCCT is a window encoding:
- a CDS encoding tail fiber domain-containing protein, with product MGQASFARQNYGGWFFAESPGPAENYGVRARATQATTNYGIRASAAGGTTNWAGWFEDDVWVQGNIHLVNGTIVISDQNFKTNITDLTDGLSRVLQLAPKSYQFLTADYPMMELSPDPQIGLLAQEVQQVIPEAVATAVYPAQYDTLGNQVSAAFPVMGVDYVKLIPLLIGAIHEQQAQITAMQQDLAACCAVDGGTDQRSMSPGARLRQGFGDANAGAGEALRTDLFIVPNPVADHTQLRYTVATPGRTRLELSDAGGKRLEVLEEAVREAGAYTHDWSTTDLAPGTYHVTLYLNDSFVVKKAMKVGR
- a CDS encoding T9SS type A sorting domain-containing protein, whose translation is MKRSWSIIAAYVLCVSGGAQNLVPNGSFEERDTCAGPGVGYAMYATGWMNLHTQSADYFNACNSGGVVDVPYSQFGYQYPADGDAYVGMATAFPGLDWYREMVGIELTEPLQPGVPVCLSFKMAVGGFGSWSGNSSFRTSKGVGLKFFTQLPTDWQSYLYPNSAALFLDEVPTDTSQWYAVSGTYTPDSAYTYLVVGNFFADSLSGVTILDSTGFGTFEASYAFIDDVRASFTLSYCTQEAGVGEVGREALMAYPVPCADVLRVRIREGAQRPLHYSLRDMAGREVVHGLPAPDAGEFTINTQHLPGGVYVLQLITTQGSLPPLAVIHVSP
- a CDS encoding S46 family peptidase, with amino-acid sequence MKKLLSLLAAALFTAGLSTAHEGMWLLNKLKQINEAEMQKLGFKLSADDIYAINRSGLKDAVVRLGGGFCSGEMVSAEGLFLTNHHCGYDAVQGLSSVEHDYLTDGFWAMTRKDELPAGFNVSFLQRIDDVSATMLAELNDGMSEGDRQAKIAEVGQRLEKEAADASKGISASLKTMFEGNEFYLFVYKTYRDVRLVGVPPSAIGKFGGDTDNWMWPRHTGDFCMFRVYTGPDGEPADPGEANIPFKPAHHFPVSLNGVKEGDFAMVMGYPGSTDRFLSSHGVKLALDVEQPSRVKVRRVKLDIYEKHQAADNAVRIKYASKHAQVSNYWKYFIGQQRGLKRLKVYDKKKAQEDELMAWVNASPDRKAKYGEIVSLLDKGYSERAKVEKASTYMQEAAFGSEVVIFGFRSFGLLNQLRTDAKDAEKVAAAVARVQASAEDFWKDYDPATDQEVTAAMFKLIHDDVDPALHPSVMKTIQTKYKGDFDAWAKALFSTSILTDRKRLDAFLAKPTLKVMEKDLGIQAMESCLTHFRGVIGPMSDAPQTDIDKGYRLMVAALREKDPARSWYPNANSTMRLTYGTVGSYVPMDGAFYSHVTTAKGILEKEDPTNDEFIVPARQKELLLKKDYGRYADANGELITCFISNNDITGGNSGSPVLNAYGELIGIAFDGNWEAMSGDIAFEPELQRTISVDIRYVLWTIDKFAGAGHLVNEMTLVQGPKEEPKAEVAPAPAPVKN